The following are encoded in a window of Streptomyces sp. Go-475 genomic DNA:
- a CDS encoding SH3 domain-containing protein: MSVDRVEAVESGDESEVATLAATALRTYPVAPGYRVNVRSGPGTGYSIVRVLPEGARVTIFCQTPGTTVSGPYGTSNIWDNIADGEYISDAYVQTGSDGYVRPRCG; the protein is encoded by the coding sequence ATGTCTGTCGATCGCGTGGAAGCAGTCGAGAGCGGGGACGAGAGCGAAGTCGCCACCCTGGCGGCAACGGCCCTGCGCACCTACCCGGTGGCCCCGGGCTACCGGGTCAACGTCCGCAGCGGCCCCGGCACCGGCTACTCCATCGTCCGGGTCCTGCCCGAGGGGGCCAGGGTCACCATCTTCTGCCAGACACCGGGGACGACGGTCTCGGGCCCGTACGGCACGTCGAACATCTGGGACAACATCGCCGACGGCGAGTACATCTCGGACGCCTACGTGCAGACGGGCAGCGACGGCTACGTCCGCCCGCGCTGCGGCTGA
- a CDS encoding EamA/RhaT family transporter produces MRDEPGTPAAPAGSPADPTGPRPEPLRFFGTTWLHHDNGYTTRRVAVSAGSLTAAAVSCLVLRLAYQGLQIAAIGSFVTLLMTVMFAICSAMAFRHTWDGFTRRPDPDRQASLRGLLTIGFVGSLLAYFVRSLTEAPGEKLHRAEYEEARRQHEKRTTRRTGNPSKKRRRV; encoded by the coding sequence GTGAGAGACGAACCCGGCACCCCGGCCGCCCCCGCGGGCTCCCCGGCCGACCCCACCGGCCCCCGCCCCGAACCCCTGCGCTTCTTCGGCACGACCTGGCTGCACCACGACAACGGCTACACCACCCGGCGCGTCGCGGTCTCCGCCGGCTCACTCACCGCCGCCGCCGTCTCCTGCCTGGTCCTCCGCCTCGCCTACCAGGGCCTCCAGATCGCCGCGATCGGCAGCTTCGTCACGCTCCTCATGACCGTCATGTTCGCGATCTGCAGCGCGATGGCCTTCCGCCACACCTGGGACGGCTTCACCCGCCGCCCCGACCCGGACCGCCAGGCGTCCCTCCGCGGCCTGCTGACCATCGGCTTCGTCGGCTCCCTCCTCGCCTACTTCGTCCGCTCCCTCACCGAGGCACCCGGCGAGAAGCTCCACCGCGCCGAGTACGAGGAAGCCCGCAGGCAACACGAGAAGCGCACCACCCGCCGCACGGGCAACCCGTCGAAGAAGCGCCGCCGCGTATAG
- a CDS encoding class I SAM-dependent methyltransferase yields the protein MTTPPTADDPTGAPTTPEPPTRSARAHSFNAAAAQYAANRPSYPPALFDALEDLAGRPLAGARVADIGAGTGIATALLHARGADVVAVEPGDGMAAQFRSAHPALPLIRGTGDDLPLADASVDLVTYAQAWHWTDPARSVPEALRVLRPGGALALWWNTDALDVPWIAEAAARTARHFGIDVSAEKRNVNAHAADPADRLDFTRRTVRWSRRVPVDTHLANIGSHSVFLVHGEDRTAAFLAEEREHLLRAFPDGHVEEVYDVILLLAKAPARRPPA from the coding sequence ATGACCACACCACCCACCGCTGACGACCCCACCGGAGCCCCCACCACCCCCGAACCACCCACCCGATCCGCCCGGGCCCACTCCTTCAACGCCGCCGCGGCCCAGTACGCGGCCAACCGCCCCTCCTACCCCCCGGCCCTCTTCGACGCGTTGGAAGACCTCGCCGGGCGTCCCCTCGCCGGCGCGCGCGTCGCGGACATCGGCGCCGGCACCGGCATAGCCACCGCCCTCCTGCACGCCCGGGGCGCGGACGTCGTCGCCGTGGAACCCGGCGACGGCATGGCGGCCCAGTTCCGCAGCGCCCACCCCGCCCTCCCCCTCATCCGCGGCACGGGCGACGACCTCCCCCTCGCCGACGCCTCGGTCGACCTCGTCACCTACGCCCAGGCCTGGCACTGGACCGACCCCGCCCGCTCCGTCCCGGAGGCCCTCCGCGTCCTGCGCCCCGGCGGCGCCCTGGCCCTGTGGTGGAACACCGACGCCCTCGACGTGCCGTGGATCGCCGAGGCCGCCGCCCGCACGGCACGCCACTTCGGCATCGACGTCTCCGCCGAGAAGCGCAACGTCAACGCCCACGCCGCCGACCCGGCCGACCGCCTCGACTTCACCCGCCGCACGGTCCGCTGGAGCCGCCGCGTCCCCGTCGACACCCACCTCGCCAACATCGGCAGCCACTCGGTCTTCCTGGTGCACGGCGAGGACCGCACCGCGGCCTTCCTCGCCGAGGAACGCGAGCACCTGCTCAGGGCCTTCCCGGACGGCCACGTCGAGGAGGTCTACGACGTGATCCTCCTGCTCGCCAAGGCCCCGGCCCGACGCCCACCCGCTTGA